The Henckelia pumila isolate YLH828 unplaced genomic scaffold, ASM3356847v2 CTG_627:::fragment_1, whole genome shotgun sequence genome includes a region encoding these proteins:
- the LOC140873550 gene encoding uncharacterized protein, protein MLCEIKDGDDDITIPVGHVDDESRKYKRTEANDRLRKWVQNMPDVCSVDESEDDSEDEKYDPAVRDGGVDVAGSAVGSLEMENQDSRNKELTSKPILSKNTSKDSNKTNQQSEGRSNARWNTFLSLKFVDLCEEEILLGNRPNGHLMRIDEKI, encoded by the exons ATGCTATGTGAGATCAAG gatggCGATGATGATATTACGATTCCAGTTGGCCACGTAGATGATGAAAGTCGTAAATATAAAAGAACTGAGGCAAATGACCGCCTTCGGAAGTG ggttcaaaatatgCCCGATGTTTGCTCTGTGGATGAATCCGAGGATGATTCGGAAGATGAGAAGTATGACCCAGCTGTTCGTGACGGTGGTGTAGATGTGGCTGGTTCTGCAGTGGGAAG TTTGGAAATGGAAAATCAAGACAGTAGAAACAAAGAACTCACGTCAAAGCCAATTTTGAGTAAGAATACAAGCAAGGAttcaaataaaacaaatcaaCAAAGTGAAGGGCGTTCAAATGCAAGGTGGAATACATTTCTATCGCTGAAATTTGTTGATTTGTGCGAGGAGGAAATTTTATTGGGCAATCGACCAAATGGTCACTTAATGCGAATAGATGAAAAAATTTAG